A window of the Streptomyces luomodiensis genome harbors these coding sequences:
- a CDS encoding ABC transporter substrate-binding protein, with the protein MRRSTGSYRSRAVVLAAVAALGAGLLSGCADDGDDSKSGKSGGGGGGGTTITMGLFGTFGFEEAGLYDEYMKLHPDIKIEQTVIERNENYYPQLLNHLSTGSGLADVQGIEIANITEVGQTQAAKFVDLSKTEGVKKENWLDWKWQQGTTKDGKTIGLGTDIGPMAICYRKDLFQKAGLPTDREKVGQLWSGDWNKYLEAGEKYMKKAPGDTTFVDAASGVYNAVISSSAERYYDKSGKVVYKDSPAVKDAWDIATKAATGHLTAKLQQFQKTWDQAFANGKFATVACPPWMLGYIQEKAGDKAKNQWDVAAAPKPGNWGGSFLGVPEAGKHKEEAAKLVAWLTAPEQQAKLFAKRGSWPSAVASYSLPKVSTAKHPYFDNAPIGQIFTQAAKGIPVQVLGPKDQIIASNIADIGLLQVDQQGKSPEEGWKAATKSIDNALDQ; encoded by the coding sequence ATGCGCAGGAGCACTGGTAGTTACCGCAGCAGAGCGGTGGTCCTCGCGGCCGTCGCCGCCTTAGGAGCCGGGCTGCTCAGCGGCTGCGCCGACGACGGCGACGACAGCAAGAGCGGAAAGTCCGGGGGCGGGGGCGGTGGCGGGACCACCATCACCATGGGCCTCTTCGGCACCTTCGGCTTCGAGGAAGCCGGCCTTTACGACGAGTACATGAAGCTCCACCCGGACATCAAGATCGAGCAGACGGTCATCGAGCGCAATGAGAACTACTACCCGCAGCTGCTGAACCACCTCAGCACGGGCAGTGGTCTGGCCGATGTCCAGGGCATCGAGATCGCCAATATCACCGAGGTCGGCCAGACCCAGGCGGCCAAGTTCGTTGATCTTTCGAAGACAGAGGGCGTCAAGAAAGAGAACTGGCTCGACTGGAAATGGCAGCAGGGAACCACGAAGGACGGCAAGACGATCGGCCTCGGGACCGACATCGGCCCCATGGCGATCTGTTACCGCAAGGACCTGTTCCAGAAGGCGGGGCTGCCCACCGACCGTGAGAAGGTCGGCCAGCTGTGGTCCGGCGACTGGAACAAGTACCTGGAGGCCGGCGAGAAGTACATGAAGAAGGCGCCCGGCGACACCACCTTCGTCGACGCGGCCTCCGGTGTGTACAACGCGGTGATCTCCAGCAGCGCCGAGCGCTACTACGACAAGAGCGGCAAGGTCGTCTACAAGGACAGCCCGGCCGTGAAGGACGCCTGGGACATCGCCACCAAGGCGGCCACCGGGCATCTGACCGCCAAGCTCCAGCAGTTCCAGAAGACCTGGGACCAGGCGTTCGCCAACGGGAAGTTCGCCACCGTCGCGTGCCCGCCGTGGATGCTCGGCTACATCCAGGAGAAGGCCGGGGACAAGGCGAAGAACCAGTGGGACGTCGCCGCCGCCCCCAAGCCCGGCAACTGGGGCGGATCCTTCCTCGGCGTACCGGAGGCGGGCAAGCACAAGGAGGAGGCGGCCAAGCTCGTCGCCTGGCTGACCGCGCCGGAGCAGCAGGCCAAGCTGTTCGCCAAGCGGGGCAGCTGGCCGAGCGCCGTGGCCTCGTACTCCCTGCCCAAGGTGTCCACCGCCAAGCACCCCTACTTCGACAACGCGCCGATCGGCCAGATCTTCACCCAGGCCGCCAAGGGCATTCCGGTCCAGGTACTCGGCCCGAAGGACCAGATCATCGCCTCGAACATCGCGGACATCGGCCTGCTCCAGGTCGACCAGCAGGGCAAGTCCCCTGAGGAGGGCTGGAAGGCCGCGACCAAATCGATCGACAACGCGCTGGACCAGTGA
- a CDS encoding glycoside hydrolase family 6 protein — protein MSRRIRMAGTLLAASALTMGALTGVASAQGDSGRAAAAKVDNPYSGAKVYVNPDWSAKAAAEPGGSKISNQPTGIWLDRIAAINGVNGAMGLRAHLDEALKQSGGSPTVVQLVVYDLPGRDCSALASNGELGPTEIDKYKTQFIDPIAAILSESKYANSSLRIVNTIEVDSLPNLVTNTGGKATATPECDTMKANGNYVKGVGYALNKLGAIGNVYNYIDAGHHGWIGWDDNFNPTAQVIKQAATAEGSTVDKVAGIITNTANFSALKENNFTINDSVNGTTVRQSKWVDWNRYVDELSYAQAFRQELVNVGFPSNIGALIDTSRNGWGGSARPTGPGAKTSVDTYVDGGRYDRRIHIGNWCNQSGAGLGERPKAAPASGIDAYVWMKPPGESDGASSEIPNDEGKGFDRMCDPTYTGNARNGYNMSGALANAPLSGHWFSAQFQELLKNAYPAL, from the coding sequence ATGAGCCGCAGAATCCGAATGGCGGGCACCCTGCTCGCCGCCTCCGCGCTGACCATGGGGGCGCTGACCGGCGTGGCGTCCGCCCAGGGGGACAGCGGCAGGGCGGCCGCCGCGAAGGTCGACAACCCGTACTCGGGCGCCAAGGTGTACGTGAACCCCGACTGGTCGGCGAAGGCCGCCGCCGAGCCCGGCGGCAGTAAGATCTCCAACCAGCCGACCGGCATCTGGCTGGACCGGATCGCCGCGATCAACGGTGTCAACGGCGCGATGGGGCTGCGCGCCCACCTCGACGAGGCGCTGAAGCAGTCGGGTGGCAGTCCGACCGTGGTCCAGCTGGTGGTCTACGACCTGCCCGGCCGTGACTGCTCCGCGCTGGCGTCCAACGGCGAGCTCGGCCCGACCGAGATCGACAAGTACAAGACGCAGTTCATCGACCCGATCGCGGCGATCCTCTCCGAGTCCAAGTACGCCAACTCAAGTCTGCGGATCGTCAACACGATCGAGGTCGACTCGCTGCCCAACCTGGTCACCAACACCGGCGGCAAGGCCACCGCGACCCCCGAGTGCGACACGATGAAGGCGAACGGCAACTATGTGAAGGGCGTCGGCTACGCCCTGAACAAGCTGGGTGCCATCGGCAACGTCTACAACTACATCGACGCCGGGCACCACGGCTGGATCGGCTGGGACGACAACTTCAACCCCACCGCACAGGTGATCAAGCAGGCGGCGACGGCCGAGGGCAGCACGGTCGACAAGGTGGCCGGCATCATCACCAACACGGCCAACTTCAGCGCGCTGAAGGAGAACAACTTCACCATCAACGACTCGGTCAACGGCACCACCGTGCGCCAGTCGAAGTGGGTGGACTGGAACCGGTACGTCGACGAGCTGTCCTACGCCCAGGCGTTCCGCCAGGAGCTGGTCAACGTCGGCTTCCCGAGCAACATCGGCGCGCTGATCGACACCTCCCGCAACGGCTGGGGCGGCTCGGCCCGGCCCACCGGCCCCGGCGCGAAGACCAGCGTGGACACCTACGTCGACGGCGGGCGCTACGACCGCCGGATCCACATCGGCAACTGGTGCAACCAGTCCGGCGCCGGGCTCGGTGAGCGGCCCAAGGCGGCACCCGCGTCCGGGATCGACGCGTACGTCTGGATGAAGCCCCCGGGCGAGTCGGACGGCGCGAGCTCCGAGATCCCGAACGACGAGGGCAAGGGCTTCGACCGGATGTGCGACCCGACGTACACCGGCAACGCGCGCAACGGCTACAACATGTCGGGGGCGCTGGCGAACGCTCCGCTGTCGGGCCACTGGTTCTCGGCCCAGTTCCAGGAGCTGCTGAAGAACGCCTACCCGGCGCTGTAA
- a CDS encoding chitinase, producing MSSTHRRKASRTTKVIGATAAAVVAGGAAFALSGAASADTVSAKPTAAATGGFAPYIDTSLYPAYDMVGTAEKTGVKEFNLAFITSGGGCTPKWGGVTEVGDDAVAKQTEQLRAAGGDVRVSFGGASGSELGLACSSADELAAAYGKVVDALKLTKVDFDIEGSALPNKEANTRRAQAIAKLQQSNPDLDVSFTLPVLPTGLTQDGVDLVANAKENGVKVSAVNIMAMDYGASFDGDMGQYAIDAATATQGQIKDALGLSDDEAWKAVAVTPMIGVNDVSTEIFKVDDASQLVEFAKSKGLAWLSMWSATRDKPCPAPQDTASPTCSSIDQEEFAFTKALGAYNG from the coding sequence ATGAGCAGCACGCACCGTCGCAAGGCGAGCCGGACCACCAAGGTGATCGGCGCGACCGCCGCCGCCGTCGTGGCCGGTGGCGCGGCGTTCGCGCTCAGCGGGGCGGCGAGCGCCGACACCGTCTCGGCGAAGCCCACCGCGGCGGCCACCGGCGGCTTCGCCCCGTACATCGACACCTCGCTCTACCCCGCCTACGACATGGTGGGCACCGCAGAGAAGACCGGCGTCAAGGAGTTCAACCTCGCCTTCATCACCTCCGGCGGCGGCTGCACCCCCAAGTGGGGCGGCGTCACCGAGGTCGGCGACGACGCGGTGGCCAAGCAGACCGAGCAGCTGCGGGCGGCCGGCGGCGACGTCCGGGTCTCCTTCGGCGGCGCCTCCGGCTCCGAACTGGGCCTGGCCTGCTCCTCGGCGGACGAGCTGGCCGCGGCCTACGGCAAGGTCGTGGACGCCCTCAAGCTCACCAAGGTCGACTTCGACATCGAGGGCAGCGCGCTCCCGAACAAGGAGGCCAACACCCGCCGCGCCCAGGCGATCGCCAAGCTCCAGCAGAGCAACCCCGACCTGGACGTCTCCTTCACCCTGCCGGTGCTCCCCACCGGTCTCACCCAGGACGGTGTCGACCTCGTCGCCAACGCCAAGGAGAACGGCGTGAAGGTCTCCGCCGTCAACATCATGGCGATGGACTACGGCGCCTCCTTCGACGGCGACATGGGCCAGTACGCGATCGACGCCGCCACGGCGACCCAGGGCCAGATCAAGGACGCCCTGGGGCTGAGCGACGACGAGGCGTGGAAGGCCGTCGCGGTCACCCCGATGATCGGCGTCAACGACGTGTCGACCGAGATATTCAAGGTCGACGACGCCTCCCAGCTGGTGGAGTTCGCCAAGTCCAAGGGGCTGGCCTGGCTGTCCATGTGGTCCGCCACCCGTGACAAGCCGTGCCCCGCTCCCCAGGACACCGCGTCGCCGACCTGCAGCTCGATCGACCAGGAAGAGTTCGCGTTCACCAAGGCGCTCGGCGCGTACAACGGCTGA
- the qcrB gene encoding cytochrome bc1 complex cytochrome b subunit, whose protein sequence is MRAFPERRQRFRDEGSGRRAPAGKGETLAGWFDGRVGLFTMAKANLRKVFPDHWSFLIGEIALYTFIIIILTGVYLTLFFKPAMNEVVYNGRWTPLNGVRMSQAYASTLDISFDVRGGLLMRQVHHWAAVVFIASMIVHMMRTFFNGVFRKPREINWLSGAGLLILGMFDGFMGYSLPDDLLSGTGLRFMEGAILSIPVIGTYLSFFLFGGQFPGMSIVPRLFTVHVLLIPGIMLGLLALHMILLVYHKHTHHPGPGRRNMNIVGPPLWPVYVAKSGGFFFLVFAVTTLMSAIAQINPIWAYGPYRPDKVSTDAQPDWYMGYSEGLIRLMPGWEINLWGHTLVLGVLIPFLIFPTVLLVIWLYPFLEAWITGDRREHHFNERPRNAPTRTAFGAAWIALYAVLLAGGGNDLLATHFHLSINAITWACRIGFFVAPVVVFVITKRICLGLQHKDRQKLLHGRETGMIQRLPHGEFIDVHEPLSPAEKYTLTSFEQYQPLALPPSVDEAGVTRRLPFKDRLRVRLSRSYFGTDGQIAKPTREQVEEHERHEEEVRAEEPQRP, encoded by the coding sequence ATGAGAGCATTTCCGGAGCGTCGGCAAAGGTTCCGCGATGAGGGATCCGGACGGCGCGCGCCCGCCGGAAAAGGCGAGACCCTCGCCGGCTGGTTCGACGGCCGGGTGGGTCTCTTCACGATGGCCAAGGCCAATCTGCGCAAGGTCTTCCCCGACCACTGGTCCTTCCTGATCGGTGAGATCGCCCTCTACACATTCATCATCATCATTCTCACCGGCGTCTATCTGACCCTGTTCTTCAAACCGGCGATGAACGAGGTCGTCTACAACGGCCGGTGGACGCCGCTGAACGGCGTCCGCATGTCGCAGGCGTACGCGTCCACGCTGGACATCAGCTTCGACGTACGCGGCGGACTGCTGATGCGGCAGGTCCACCACTGGGCGGCGGTCGTCTTCATCGCCAGCATGATCGTCCATATGATGCGGACGTTCTTCAACGGCGTCTTCCGCAAACCCCGCGAGATCAACTGGCTCTCCGGCGCCGGGCTGCTGATTCTCGGGATGTTCGACGGCTTCATGGGCTATTCGCTGCCCGACGACCTGCTGTCGGGCACCGGTCTGCGCTTCATGGAGGGCGCGATCCTGTCGATCCCGGTCATCGGCACCTATCTGTCGTTCTTCCTCTTCGGCGGGCAATTCCCGGGGATGTCGATCGTGCCCCGGCTGTTCACGGTCCATGTGCTGCTGATTCCGGGCATCATGCTCGGGCTGCTGGCGCTCCATATGATTCTGCTCGTCTACCACAAGCACACACATCATCCGGGACCCGGCCGCAGGAACATGAATATCGTGGGGCCGCCCCTGTGGCCGGTCTATGTGGCCAAGTCCGGCGGTTTCTTCTTCCTGGTCTTCGCCGTCACCACCTTGATGTCGGCCATCGCCCAGATCAACCCGATCTGGGCCTATGGCCCCTACCGGCCCGACAAGGTGTCCACCGACGCCCAGCCCGACTGGTACATGGGCTATTCGGAGGGGCTGATCCGGCTGATGCCGGGCTGGGAGATCAATCTGTGGGGCCACACCCTGGTGCTCGGGGTGCTGATCCCGTTCCTGATCTTCCCCACGGTGCTGCTGGTGATCTGGCTCTATCCGTTCCTGGAGGCGTGGATCACCGGGGACAGACGCGAGCACCATTTCAACGAGCGCCCGCGCAACGCCCCGACCCGCACCGCCTTCGGCGCCGCCTGGATCGCCCTGTACGCGGTTCTGCTGGCGGGCGGTGGCAATGACCTGCTCGCCACCCACTTCCATCTGTCGATCAACGCGATCACCTGGGCCTGCCGGATCGGCTTCTTCGTGGCGCCGGTCGTGGTCTTCGTCATCACCAAGCGGATCTGCCTCGGGCTCCAGCACAAGGACCGGCAGAAGCTGCTGCACGGCCGGGAGACCGGCATGATCCAGCGGCTGCCGCACGGCGAGTTCATCGATGTGCACGAGCCGCTGTCGCCGGCCGAGAAGTACACGCTGACCTCGTTCGAGCAGTACCAGCCGCTGGCGCTGCCGCCCTCGGTCGACGAGGCCGGGGTCACCCGCAGGCTGCCCTTCAAGGACCGGCTGCGCGTCCGGCTGTCCCGGAGCTACTTCGGCACCGACGGCCAGATCGCCAAGCCCACGCGGGAGCAGGTCGAGGAGCACGAGCGGCACGAGGAGGAGGTGCGGGCCGAGGAGCCCCAGCGCCCGTAG
- a CDS encoding carbohydrate ABC transporter permease, whose translation MPTTSGTAAPPAGQGGAAPRRAAETSPLDPREQRRRERLSRRYRRDIRWSPYAFIAPFFLFFAAFGLFPLLYTGWAALHRVELTDPTHMEWAGMHNFSRLWDDEFFWNALQNTFTIGVISTVPQLVMALGLAHLLNYKLRGSMFFRVAILTPYATSVAAATLVFVLLFGRDYGMVNWALDAIGIDPIDWQNGTWTSQLAVSTIVIWRWTGYNALIYLAAMQAVPGDLYESAALDGASRWQQFVHVTIPSLRPTILFTVVVSTIGATQLFGEPLLFNGSAGATGGADHQFQTLGLYMYEQGWVNLHLGRASAIAWTMFLILLLIAAVNWLVSRRLRKSQ comes from the coding sequence ATGCCGACCACTTCCGGTACCGCCGCGCCCCCCGCAGGGCAGGGGGGCGCGGCCCCGCGCCGCGCCGCCGAGACGTCGCCCCTCGATCCCCGGGAACAGCGGCGGCGCGAACGGCTCAGCCGCCGCTACCGCCGGGACATCCGGTGGAGCCCGTACGCCTTCATCGCCCCGTTCTTCCTCTTCTTCGCCGCCTTCGGGCTCTTCCCGCTGCTCTACACGGGATGGGCCGCGCTGCACCGGGTGGAGCTGACCGACCCCACCCATATGGAGTGGGCCGGGATGCACAACTTCTCCCGGCTGTGGGACGACGAGTTCTTCTGGAACGCCCTCCAGAACACCTTCACCATCGGGGTCATCTCGACCGTGCCGCAGCTGGTCATGGCGCTGGGGCTGGCCCATCTGCTCAACTACAAGCTGCGCGGCTCGATGTTCTTCCGGGTCGCCATCCTCACCCCGTACGCCACCTCGGTGGCGGCCGCGACGCTGGTGTTCGTGCTGCTCTTCGGCCGTGACTACGGAATGGTCAACTGGGCGCTGGACGCGATCGGCATCGATCCGATCGACTGGCAGAACGGCACCTGGACCTCGCAGCTCGCGGTCTCCACGATCGTGATCTGGCGCTGGACCGGCTACAACGCGCTGATCTACCTGGCCGCGATGCAGGCCGTGCCGGGCGATCTGTACGAGTCGGCGGCGCTGGACGGGGCGTCCCGCTGGCAGCAGTTCGTGCATGTCACGATCCCCTCGCTGCGCCCCACCATCCTGTTCACCGTCGTGGTGTCCACGATCGGGGCGACCCAGCTCTTCGGTGAGCCGCTGCTGTTCAACGGCAGCGCGGGCGCCACCGGCGGGGCCGACCACCAGTTCCAGACGCTCGGGCTCTACATGTACGAACAGGGCTGGGTGAATCTGCACCTGGGCCGGGCCTCGGCCATCGCCTGGACCATGTTCCTGATCCTGCTGCTGATCGCCGCCGTCAACTGGCTGGTGTCGCGACGGCTGCGGAAGAGCCAGTGA
- a CDS encoding LacI family DNA-binding transcriptional regulator yields the protein MAGTRRHGAGRGAGRGRPTLEEVAARAGVGRGTVSRVINGSPRVSDRTRTAVEQAVAELGYVPNRVARALAANRADAVALVIPEPETRLFAEPYFSDIIRGVGAELADTDLQLLLTLIRTPKERQRLADYLSAHRVDGVLLVSVHADDPLPDLLEQIEMPAVLSGRRSAHESVPYVDSDNTGGAQSAVEHLIGRGRSKVATITGPLDMYVARCRLEGYSAAVRAAGREVEAELVATADFTEEGGRRAMRQLLDQRPDLDGVFAASDVMAAGARQVLRENGRRVPDDVALVGFEDSAVARHMDPPLTSVRQATEEMGRAMVRVLLEEIGEPSDRTSKRPQLVLPTQLVRRQSS from the coding sequence ATGGCAGGAACGCGGCGGCATGGCGCGGGGCGGGGCGCGGGACGGGGAAGGCCGACCCTGGAGGAGGTCGCGGCCCGCGCCGGAGTCGGCCGCGGCACCGTCTCCCGGGTGATCAACGGTTCGCCCCGGGTCAGCGACCGCACCCGTACGGCCGTGGAGCAGGCCGTCGCCGAGCTCGGCTATGTGCCGAACCGGGTGGCCCGCGCGCTCGCCGCCAACCGTGCCGACGCCGTCGCCCTGGTCATCCCCGAGCCCGAGACCCGGCTGTTCGCCGAACCGTACTTCTCCGACATCATCCGCGGGGTCGGCGCCGAACTCGCCGACACCGACCTGCAACTGCTGCTGACCCTCATCCGCACCCCCAAGGAACGGCAGCGGCTCGCGGACTACCTCTCCGCACACCGGGTCGACGGGGTGCTGCTGGTCTCCGTCCACGCGGACGATCCGCTTCCGGATCTGCTGGAGCAGATCGAGATGCCGGCGGTGCTCAGCGGCCGTCGTTCGGCGCATGAATCGGTCCCGTACGTCGACTCGGACAACACCGGCGGTGCCCAGTCCGCCGTGGAGCATCTCATCGGCCGCGGCCGTTCGAAGGTCGCCACCATCACCGGCCCGCTGGACATGTACGTCGCCCGGTGCCGGCTGGAAGGCTACAGCGCCGCGGTCCGGGCGGCGGGCCGCGAAGTGGAAGCCGAACTCGTGGCGACCGCGGACTTCACCGAGGAGGGCGGCCGCCGGGCGATGCGCCAACTGCTCGACCAGCGACCTGACCTGGACGGGGTCTTCGCCGCCTCGGACGTGATGGCCGCGGGCGCCCGTCAGGTGCTGCGCGAGAACGGGCGCCGCGTCCCGGACGACGTGGCGCTGGTCGGCTTCGAGGACTCGGCCGTCGCCCGCCATATGGACCCTCCGCTCACCAGCGTCCGGCAGGCCACCGAGGAGATGGGCCGGGCGATGGTGCGGGTGCTGCTGGAGGAGATCGGGGAACCGTCGGACCGTACCTCCAAACGGCCCCAACTGGTCCTGCCCACCCAGCTGGTGCGCCGGCAGTCGTCCTGA
- a CDS encoding carbohydrate ABC transporter permease produces MTTTVSATSPPAAPAPAAPPPARKGRNRAGKQLHGGWITYTVLIVFTVGSLFPLVWTAIAASRTNTRLAETPPPFWFGGNLFSNLDTAWNDANMGAALLNTAVVAGTIAAGTVLFSTIAGFAFAKLRFRFKNLLLMLTIGTMMVPPQLSVVPLYMVVAKLEWTDQLQAVILPTLVTAFGVFFMRQYLSQALPTELIEAARMDGASSLRIIWHVVFPAARPAMAVLGMLTFVQAWNDFFWPIIALTQTGNPTVQVALNGLGRGYIPDQSVIMAGALLGTLPLLIAFVLFGKQIVGGIMQGAVKG; encoded by the coding sequence ATGACCACCACTGTGTCTGCCACGTCTCCCCCGGCGGCCCCCGCGCCCGCCGCGCCGCCCCCGGCCCGCAAGGGCCGCAACCGGGCCGGTAAGCAGCTGCACGGCGGCTGGATCACCTATACGGTGCTCATCGTCTTCACCGTGGGTTCGCTGTTCCCGCTGGTGTGGACCGCCATCGCGGCGTCCCGCACCAACACCCGGCTGGCCGAGACGCCACCGCCCTTCTGGTTCGGCGGCAACCTCTTCAGCAACCTGGACACGGCGTGGAACGACGCCAACATGGGCGCCGCGCTGCTCAATACGGCCGTGGTGGCCGGCACCATCGCGGCCGGGACCGTGCTGTTCTCGACCATCGCGGGCTTCGCCTTCGCCAAGCTGCGCTTCCGCTTCAAGAACCTGCTGCTGATGCTCACCATCGGAACGATGATGGTGCCGCCCCAGCTGAGCGTCGTACCGCTGTACATGGTGGTCGCCAAGCTGGAGTGGACCGACCAGTTGCAGGCCGTCATCCTGCCGACGCTGGTGACCGCCTTCGGGGTGTTCTTCATGCGGCAGTACCTCAGCCAGGCGCTGCCGACGGAGCTGATCGAGGCGGCGCGGATGGACGGTGCGAGCAGTCTGCGGATCATCTGGCACGTGGTCTTCCCGGCGGCCCGCCCGGCCATGGCCGTGCTGGGGATGCTCACCTTCGTCCAGGCGTGGAACGACTTCTTCTGGCCGATCATCGCGCTCACCCAGACCGGCAACCCGACGGTCCAGGTCGCCCTGAACGGGCTGGGCCGCGGGTACATCCCGGACCAGTCGGTGATCATGGCGGGTGCGCTGCTGGGCACGTTGCCGCTGCTGATCGCCTTCGTCCTGTTCGGCAAGCAGATCGTGGGGGGCATCATGCAGGGGGCGGTCAAGGGCTAG
- a CDS encoding GH1 family beta-glucosidase, whose translation MTLSFPPGFLWGAASAAYQVEGAAQEDGRTPSIWDTFSHTPGKVLAGDTGDVAVDHYHRFRDDVRLMSELNLGAYRFSVSWSRVQPTGRGPAVQRGLDFYRALVDELLGAGIQPVLTLYHWDLPQELENAGGWPERETAERFAEYAGIVAGALGDRVEFWTTLNEPWCSAFLGYGSGVHAPGRTERLAPLRAAHHLNLAHGLGAQALRAALPARAQVAISLNPAVVRPLTDKPEDLDAQRRIDALANRVFSGPLLRGAYPSDLIRDTASITDWSFVRDGDLAVIKHPLDALGINYYTPSLVSAADDEESAARNDGHGDSSHSPWPGSERVSFHQTPGERTEMGWTIDPSGLHDLLMRYSREAPGVPLYITENGAAFDDKPDAEGAVHDPQRIDYLQAHLAAAHQAIADGADLRGYFLWSLMDNFEWAYGYSKRFGAVYIDYPTQARVPKSSAHWYARVARTGELPAA comes from the coding sequence ATGACTCTTTCCTTCCCGCCCGGATTCCTGTGGGGCGCGGCCTCGGCCGCCTACCAGGTCGAGGGCGCCGCACAGGAGGACGGCCGCACCCCGTCCATCTGGGACACCTTCAGCCATACCCCGGGCAAGGTGCTCGCGGGTGACACCGGCGATGTGGCCGTCGACCACTACCACCGCTTCCGCGACGACGTCCGGCTGATGTCGGAGCTGAACCTGGGGGCGTACCGCTTCTCGGTGTCCTGGTCGCGGGTGCAGCCCACCGGCCGGGGACCGGCCGTGCAGCGCGGGCTCGACTTCTACCGCGCGCTGGTGGACGAGCTGCTGGGCGCGGGCATCCAGCCGGTGCTCACCCTCTACCACTGGGACCTCCCCCAGGAGCTGGAGAACGCGGGCGGCTGGCCGGAGCGCGAGACGGCCGAGCGGTTCGCCGAGTACGCGGGCATCGTGGCCGGGGCGCTCGGCGACCGCGTCGAGTTCTGGACCACCCTCAACGAGCCGTGGTGCAGCGCCTTCCTGGGCTACGGCTCGGGGGTGCACGCCCCGGGCCGCACCGAGCGGCTGGCCCCGCTGCGCGCCGCCCACCACCTGAACCTCGCCCATGGCCTCGGCGCCCAGGCGCTGCGCGCCGCGCTGCCCGCCCGCGCCCAGGTCGCCATCAGCCTCAACCCGGCGGTGGTCCGGCCGCTCACCGACAAGCCGGAGGACCTGGACGCCCAGCGGCGTATCGACGCGCTGGCCAACCGCGTCTTCAGCGGTCCGCTGCTGCGCGGTGCGTACCCCAGCGATCTGATCCGGGACACCGCCTCGATCACCGACTGGTCGTTCGTCCGCGACGGCGACCTGGCCGTCATCAAGCACCCCCTGGACGCGCTGGGCATCAACTACTACACCCCGTCCCTGGTATCAGCCGCCGACGACGAGGAATCGGCCGCCCGCAACGACGGCCACGGCGACAGCTCCCACTCCCCCTGGCCGGGCTCGGAGCGGGTCTCCTTCCACCAGACCCCGGGCGAGCGCACCGAGATGGGCTGGACGATCGACCCGAGCGGACTGCACGACCTGCTGATGCGCTACAGCCGTGAGGCGCCGGGCGTACCGCTGTACATCACCGAGAACGGCGCGGCGTTCGACGACAAGCCGGACGCGGAGGGCGCGGTCCACGACCCGCAGCGGATCGACTACCTCCAGGCCCATCTGGCCGCCGCCCACCAGGCCATCGCGGACGGCGCCGATCTGCGCGGCTACTTCCTGTGGTCGCTGATGGACAACTTCGAATGGGCGTACGGCTACAGCAAGCGCTTCGGCGCGGTCTACATCGACTATCCGACCCAGGCCCGGGTGCCCAAGTCCAGTGCCCACTGGTACGCCCGGGTGGCCCGCACCGGGGAGCTTCCGGCGGCGTAG